The following proteins come from a genomic window of Streptomyces sp. NBC_01716:
- a CDS encoding carbohydrate ABC transporter permease: MKRATRVRLASDAALVVVAVAFLLPLLWLVLSSLDAGADLRVRLPSSPTTENFSAVLTDEITFTPMLNSLLLCGSATLLTVACAALAAYPLSRYRSRFSRPYLLTILFTTCLPITAIMVPVYGLFVQVNLVDTMYGTSLFLATSQLPFSIWLMKNFMDGVPTVLEEAAWTDGASMLQTLTRIVLPLMGPGMTVVMIYTFIQLWGNFFVPFMLLLSPDQLPASVSIFTFFGNYGSVIYGQLAAFSILYSTPVLLLYILISRRLGGGFALGGAVKG, translated from the coding sequence ATGAAGCGCGCCACGCGTGTCCGGCTCGCCTCGGACGCGGCTCTGGTCGTGGTGGCCGTGGCTTTCCTGCTTCCGCTGCTGTGGCTGGTGCTGTCCTCGCTCGACGCCGGGGCGGACCTGCGGGTACGGCTGCCGTCTTCGCCGACGACGGAGAATTTCAGCGCCGTCCTCACCGACGAGATCACGTTCACGCCGATGCTCAACAGCCTGCTGCTGTGCGGCAGTGCGACGCTGCTGACGGTGGCGTGCGCGGCACTGGCGGCGTATCCGCTGTCCCGTTACCGCTCGCGGTTCAGCCGCCCGTATCTGCTGACCATCCTGTTCACGACGTGTCTGCCGATCACCGCGATCATGGTCCCGGTGTACGGGCTGTTCGTCCAGGTCAATCTGGTCGACACGATGTACGGCACGTCGCTCTTCCTCGCCACCTCCCAACTGCCCTTCTCCATCTGGCTGATGAAGAACTTCATGGACGGGGTGCCGACCGTCCTGGAGGAGGCGGCGTGGACGGACGGGGCGTCGATGCTCCAGACGCTGACCCGGATCGTGCTGCCGCTGATGGGGCCGGGCATGACGGTCGTGATGATCTACACGTTCATCCAGCTCTGGGGGAACTTCTTCGTCCCCTTCATGCTGCTGCTGTCGCCCGACCAACTGCCCGCGTCCGTCTCGATCTTCACGTTCTTCGGCAACTACGGCTCGGTGATCTACGGGCAGCTCGCGGCGTTCTCGATCCTCTACTCCACGCCGGTGCTGCTGCTCTACATCCTGATCTCGCGCCGGCTGGGCGGGGGCTTCGCGCTCGGGGGCGCGGTGAAGGGGTAG
- a CDS encoding ATP-dependent 6-phosphofructokinase has protein sequence MRIGVLTAGGDCPGLNAVIRSVVHRAVTGHGDEVIGFEDGFKGLLDGHYRPLDLDSVSGILARGGTILGSARLERGRLREAAESADELGRKYGIDALIPIGGEGTLTAARMLADAGMPVVGVPKTIDNDISSTDRTFGFDTAVMVATEAIDRLKTTAESHQRVMVVEVMGRHAGWIALESGMAGGAHGICLPERPFEVDSIVKMVEERFARGKKFAVICVAEGAHPAEGSMHYTKGEIDQFGHERFQGIGNRLAGELERRMGKEARPVILGHVQRGGTPTAYDRVLATRFGWHAVEAVHNGDFGKMTALHGTSVAMVPLAEAVTRLKTVPENRMFEAESVF, from the coding sequence ATGCGTATCGGAGTTCTCACCGCAGGCGGCGACTGTCCCGGCCTGAACGCCGTGATCCGTTCGGTCGTCCACCGCGCCGTGACCGGGCACGGGGACGAGGTCATCGGCTTCGAGGACGGCTTCAAGGGGCTGCTCGACGGCCACTACCGCCCCCTCGACCTCGATTCCGTCAGCGGCATCCTGGCGCGCGGCGGCACGATCCTCGGCTCGGCCCGGCTGGAGCGCGGGCGGCTGCGGGAAGCCGCCGAGAGCGCGGACGAGTTGGGGCGAAAGTACGGCATCGACGCGCTCATCCCGATCGGCGGCGAGGGCACCCTCACGGCGGCCCGGATGCTCGCCGACGCGGGGATGCCCGTGGTGGGTGTACCGAAGACGATCGACAACGACATCTCGTCCACCGACCGCACGTTCGGCTTCGACACGGCCGTCATGGTGGCCACCGAGGCCATCGACCGCCTCAAGACCACGGCCGAGTCGCACCAGCGCGTGATGGTCGTCGAGGTGATGGGCCGGCACGCCGGATGGATCGCCCTGGAGTCGGGCATGGCGGGCGGCGCACACGGCATCTGTCTGCCGGAGCGGCCGTTCGAGGTCGACAGCATCGTGAAGATGGTCGAGGAACGCTTCGCGCGCGGCAAGAAGTTCGCGGTCATCTGCGTCGCCGAGGGCGCGCATCCGGCGGAGGGCTCGATGCACTACACGAAGGGCGAGATCGACCAGTTCGGCCACGAGCGCTTCCAGGGCATCGGCAACCGCCTCGCGGGCGAACTGGAGCGGCGCATGGGCAAGGAGGCCAGGCCGGTCATCCTCGGGCATGTGCAGCGCGGGGGCACGCCGACGGCGTACGACAGGGTGCTGGCGACGCGCTTCGGCTGGCACGCGGTGGAGGCGGTGCACAACGGCGACTTCGGCAAGATGACGGCGCTGCACGGGACGTCGGTGGCGATGGTGCCCCTGGCGGAAGCGGTCACCCGCCTCAAGACGGTCCCGGAGAACCGCATGTTCGAGGCGGAGTCGGTCTTCTAG
- the pta gene encoding phosphate acetyltransferase, whose translation MTRSVYVTGIDRGDGRQVVELGVMEVLTRQVDRVGVFRPLVHANGPDRLFDLLRARYRLSQDPASGYGLGYAEAAGIQADGGTDELVQQLVRRFHEVARDYEVVLVLGTDFADTQLPDELSLNARLANEFGASVIPVVGGKGQHADSVQAEARNAHRAYAVLGCDILAMVVNRVAPEDRDAIDAQLGQQLPVPCYTLPDEAALAAPTVSQITRALGGTVLLGDEAGLARDALDFVFGGAMLPNMLNALTPGCLLVTPGDRADLVVGALAAHSAGTPPIAGVLLTLDERPADSVLTLASRLAPGTPVVSVVAGSFPTAGELFALEGKLNADTPRKAETALGLFERYVDTGDLLARMSVVRSGRVTPMMFEHDLLEQARAVRRRVVLPEGTEERVLRAADILLRRDVCDLTLLGDVDVINKKAADLGIDLAGTQLIDPAEDELRQRFAVRYAELRAHRGVTVELAYDVVADVNYFGTLMVDAGLADGMVSGSVHSTAATIRPAFEIIKTKGAAPSAPGGVVAGDARASSPSSSVSSVFFMCLADKVLVYGDCAVIPDPDARQLADIAVQAAETASRFGVEPRIAMLSYSTGTSGSGADVDKVREATKLVRAARPELKIEGPIQYDAAVDPSVAATKLPDSEVAGRATVLIFPDLNTGNNTYKAVQRSAGAVAVGPVMQGLRKPVNDLSRGALVQDIVNTVAITAVQAQGDGA comes from the coding sequence GTGACACGCAGCGTGTATGTGACCGGGATCGACCGCGGCGACGGCCGGCAGGTCGTCGAGCTGGGGGTCATGGAGGTCCTGACCCGTCAGGTGGACCGGGTGGGTGTCTTCCGCCCGCTGGTCCACGCGAACGGCCCCGACCGCCTCTTCGATCTGCTGCGCGCCCGTTACCGCCTCTCGCAGGACCCGGCGTCCGGCTACGGACTCGGGTACGCGGAGGCCGCCGGCATCCAGGCGGACGGCGGTACGGACGAGCTGGTCCAGCAGCTCGTGCGGCGCTTCCACGAGGTCGCCAGGGACTACGAGGTGGTGCTCGTCCTCGGCACCGACTTCGCCGACACCCAGCTGCCCGACGAGCTGTCGCTCAACGCGCGGCTGGCCAACGAGTTCGGCGCCTCGGTGATACCGGTGGTCGGCGGCAAGGGCCAGCACGCCGATTCCGTACAGGCCGAGGCGCGCAACGCCCACCGGGCGTACGCGGTGCTCGGCTGCGACATCCTCGCGATGGTCGTGAACCGGGTCGCCCCCGAGGACCGCGACGCCATCGACGCGCAGCTCGGGCAGCAGCTGCCGGTGCCCTGCTACACGCTGCCCGACGAGGCGGCGCTGGCCGCCCCGACCGTCTCGCAGATCACCCGCGCCCTCGGCGGCACGGTGCTGCTCGGTGACGAGGCGGGGCTGGCGCGCGACGCGCTCGACTTCGTCTTCGGCGGGGCGATGCTGCCGAACATGCTGAACGCGCTGACGCCGGGCTGTCTGCTGGTGACACCGGGGGACCGGGCGGATCTGGTGGTGGGCGCGCTCGCCGCGCACTCGGCGGGGACGCCGCCCATCGCGGGAGTTCTGCTGACGCTGGACGAGCGGCCGGCCGACTCGGTCCTCACGCTCGCCTCCCGGCTGGCGCCCGGCACACCGGTCGTCTCGGTGGTCGCGGGGTCCTTCCCGACGGCGGGTGAACTCTTCGCGCTGGAAGGGAAGTTGAACGCCGATACGCCCCGTAAGGCGGAGACCGCCCTGGGGCTCTTCGAGCGGTACGTGGACACCGGCGACCTGCTTGCGCGGATGTCGGTGGTACGCAGCGGCCGGGTGACGCCGATGATGTTCGAGCACGACCTGCTGGAGCAGGCCCGTGCCGTACGCCGCCGGGTCGTCCTGCCGGAGGGCACGGAGGAGCGGGTGCTGCGCGCGGCCGACATACTGCTGCGCCGCGACGTGTGCGACCTGACGCTGCTCGGGGACGTCGACGTCATCAACAAGAAGGCCGCCGATCTCGGTATCGACCTGGCGGGCACCCAGCTCATCGACCCGGCGGAGGACGAGCTGCGGCAGCGGTTCGCCGTGCGCTACGCGGAGTTGCGCGCCCACCGGGGCGTGACGGTGGAGCTGGCGTACGACGTGGTGGCCGACGTGAACTACTTCGGCACCCTGATGGTCGACGCGGGTCTGGCCGACGGCATGGTGTCGGGCTCGGTCCACTCGACGGCGGCCACGATCCGCCCGGCGTTCGAGATCATAAAAACGAAGGGGGCCGCGCCGAGCGCGCCGGGCGGCGTGGTGGCGGGCGACGCGCGGGCTTCTTCGCCGTCGTCCAGTGTCTCCTCGGTCTTCTTCATGTGCCTGGCCGACAAGGTGCTGGTGTACGGCGACTGCGCCGTCATCCCGGACCCGGACGCCCGGCAGCTCGCGGACATCGCGGTGCAGGCCGCCGAGACGGCGTCCCGGTTCGGGGTCGAGCCCCGAATCGCGATGCTCTCGTACTCGACGGGGACCTCGGGCTCCGGCGCCGACGTCGACAAGGTGCGCGAGGCGACGAAGCTGGTGCGCGCGGCGCGGCCCGAGCTGAAGATCGAGGGGCCGATCCAGTACGACGCCGCCGTGGATCCGAGCGTGGCCGCGACGAAGCTGCCGGACTCGGAGGTGGCGGGGCGCGCGACGGTGCTGATCTTCCCCGACCTGAACACCGGCAACAACACGTACAAGGCCGTGCAGCGTTCGGCGGGCGCGGTGGCGGTGGGCCCGGTGATGCAGGGGCTGCGCAAGCCGGTGAACGACCTCTCGCGCGGCGCCCTCGTCCAGGACATCGTGAACACCGTGGCCATCACGGCCGTCCAGGCGCAGGGCGACGGCGCGTGA
- a CDS encoding acetate kinase, whose product MTSQATRVLVLNSGSSSVKYQLLDMRDGTRLAVGLVERIGENTSRLVHTPAGEGARERTERIADHEQALKAVAAELALDGTGIDSPDLAAIGHRVVHGGAAFSAPTVIDDAVLAEIERLVPVAPLHNPANITGIRTARALRPDLPQVAVFDTAFHTTMPEHAARYAIDVETADAHRIRRYGFHGTSHAYVSRRTAELLGRPPEELNLIVLHLGNGASASAVAGGRCVDTSMGLTPLEGLVMGTRSGDIDPAVVFHLERVAGMDTDEIDELLNKKSGLMGLCGDNDMREIRRRVDEGDERARLAFGIYIHRLKKYIGAYYAVLGRVDAVVFTAGVGENAAPVREAAMAGLDGLGLVVDAELNAVRSGEPRLVSPEHARVAVAVVPTDEEMEIARQTFALVDA is encoded by the coding sequence GTGACCTCGCAGGCCACCCGAGTCCTCGTACTCAACTCCGGCTCCTCGTCGGTGAAGTACCAGCTGCTGGACATGCGCGACGGCACCCGTCTCGCCGTCGGTCTCGTCGAGCGCATCGGCGAGAACACCTCGCGCCTGGTGCACACGCCGGCCGGCGAGGGAGCGCGCGAGCGTACGGAGCGGATCGCCGACCACGAGCAGGCGCTGAAGGCCGTCGCCGCCGAACTGGCCCTGGACGGCACGGGCATCGACTCCCCCGACCTGGCGGCGATCGGTCACCGGGTGGTGCACGGCGGGGCGGCGTTCAGCGCCCCGACGGTGATCGACGACGCCGTACTCGCGGAGATCGAGCGGCTGGTGCCCGTGGCGCCGCTGCACAACCCGGCGAACATCACCGGCATCAGGACGGCGCGGGCGCTCCGTCCCGACCTGCCGCAGGTCGCGGTCTTCGACACCGCGTTCCACACGACGATGCCGGAGCACGCGGCGCGGTACGCGATCGACGTCGAGACGGCCGACGCGCACCGGATCCGGCGCTACGGCTTCCACGGCACGTCGCACGCGTATGTCTCCCGGCGCACGGCCGAGCTGCTGGGCCGCCCGCCGGAGGAGCTGAACCTGATCGTGCTGCACCTGGGCAACGGGGCTTCGGCGTCGGCCGTCGCCGGCGGGCGCTGCGTGGACACCTCGATGGGGCTGACCCCCTTGGAGGGGCTGGTGATGGGTACGCGCTCCGGAGACATCGATCCGGCGGTGGTCTTCCATCTGGAGCGGGTCGCGGGAATGGACACCGACGAGATCGACGAACTGCTCAACAAGAAGAGCGGGCTGATGGGACTGTGCGGCGACAACGACATGCGGGAGATCCGCCGCCGGGTGGACGAGGGTGACGAGCGGGCCCGGCTGGCCTTCGGCATTTACATCCACCGGCTGAAGAAGTACATCGGCGCCTATTACGCGGTACTCGGCCGGGTGGACGCGGTGGTGTTCACCGCGGGCGTCGGCGAGAACGCGGCGCCGGTGCGGGAAGCCGCGATGGCCGGACTGGACGGGTTGGGGCTGGTCGTGGACGCGGAGCTCAACGCCGTACGGTCCGGCGAACCGCGCCTCGTGTCGCCGGAACACGCGCGCGTCGCGGTCGCCGTCGTACCGACGGATGAGGAAATGGAGATCGCCCGCCAGACCTTCGCATTGGTCGACGCCTGA